In Chelonia mydas isolate rCheMyd1 chromosome 18, rCheMyd1.pri.v2, whole genome shotgun sequence, a single genomic region encodes these proteins:
- the LOC102940053 gene encoding kelch-like protein 12: MSSIRKGAKQELPKPLELSKGLKQLYQHQLLCDAMLVCEGRRFSCHRVLLAAVSPYFKDVFTSFGKESQGGEVVLQDMAPSILQSILQYIYTEELSLSLETAPDLFAAASKLQIRPLVEICCRFLLKNISMQNCIRLYRLAQAYNHQALYYAAMQLIILNFGRFCEDDDLLSLDLSSLITILSSDSLAVASELEVYQAVRRWIQFQPTTGHTLLNELMKHVRLPLLTDSELAEVQLDSERYGDVQLLWKQLDGDERLHESGGLRQGMSDELIICVDSQMWEDQELENEDFLMGSYDPHAEKWEKLTGLKSLTHPACVALGDKLYVSGGICRNSYSDALYEFNSFNGQWTQLPSMSVPRATHGFLICNQRLYAMGGWCGFHEFLNSAECFDIAEQIWTPISRMPFVLSRSASTVLKKKLYLLGGATGLTGYWQFHRGLLIYEVSSDTWTQVSLDNGFFSAGAVAMNNGIYVIGGYAEKRAREWAEGGLIPENRHCTRKCFFVSDDGSMNEEVIVPKLPKAIANAAVVHWGKRIYVLGGENLTQCYKTIYYWEPGEPRWSKCPEDIPVFYKGVSGFGCTTLKRPKKEILSLFQKTSVALIGVVGK; encoded by the exons ATGAGTTCCATTCGAAAAGGGGCGAAACAGGAGCTGCCAAAGCCACTGGAGCTAAGCAAAG GTCTAAAGCAGCTGTATCAGCACCAGTTGCTCTGTGATGCCATGTTAGTGtgtgaaggaaggagattctccTGTCACAG aGTATTGCTAGCAGCTGTCAGTCCTTACTTTAAGGACGTTTTCACGAGCTTCGGCAAAGAATCCCAGGGTGGAGAAGTTGTGCTGCAGGATATGGCTCCTTCCATtctccaaagcattttacaatatATCTACACAGAAGAGCTATCACTTAGTCTGGAGACAGCCCCAGATCTGTTTGCAGCAGCCAGCAAGCTACAGATCCGCCCCCTAGTGGAGATCTGCTGCAG GTTCCTTCTGAAGAACATTTCCATGCAGAACTGCATTAGGCTTTACAGACTGGCTCAGGCTTACAACCACCAAGCTCTCTATTATGCTGCCATGCAGCTCATCATCCTAAACTTTGGAAGGTTCTGTGAGGATGATGACCTTTTGAGTCTGGACCTCAGTAGTTTAATCACCATCTTGTCTTCAGACAGCCTTGCAGTTGCTTCTGAGTTAGAAGTCTACCAGGCTGTGCGACGCTGGATACAGTTTCAACCCACCACAGGCCACACCCTCCTCAATGAGCTGATGAAGCATGTCCGGCTGCCCCTCCTGACAGATAGTGAGCTTGCAGAGGTGCAGCTGGATTCAGAACGGTATGGGGATGTTCAGCTTCTCTGGAAGCAGCTGGACGGTGACGAGAGGTTGCACGAGAGCGGGGGACTCAGACAAGGCATGTCTGATGAACTGATAATATGTGTAGATTCACAGATGTGGGAGGACCAAGAGTTGGAGAATGAAGATTTTCTGATGGGCTCTTATGATCCTCATGCTGAAAAGTGGGAAAAGCTCACAGGCTTGAAATCTTTGACACATCCAGCCTGTGTGGCACTTGGAGACAAGCTCTATGTATCTGGAGGCATCTGCAGGAATTCTTATTCAGATGCTTTGTATGAGTTCAACTCTTTTAATGGCCAATGGACACAGCTCCCTTCAATGTCCGTGCCCCGTGCTACACATGGATTCCTAATCTGTAACCAGAGGCTGTATGCTATGGGAGGCTGGTGTGGATTTCATGAGTTCCTCAACTCTGCAGAATGCTTTGACATAGCAGAGCAGATATGGACTCCCATCTCTAGGATGCCTTTTGTTCTGAGCCGTTCTGCCTCCACCGTGCTCAAGAAGAAACTATACTTACTAGGGGGAGCAACAGGCCTGACTGGTTATTGGCAATTCCATAGAGGGCTTCTGATCTATGAAGTTAGCTCGGACACGTGGACTCAGGTGTCTCTGGACAATGGGTTCTTTTCAGCGGGTGCTGTTGCCATGAATAATGGGATATATGTTATAGGTGGGTATGCTGAAAAGAGAGCCAGGGAGTGGGCTGAGGGGGGTCTCATACCAGAAAACCGCCACTGCACTAGAAAGTGTTTCTTTGTCTCTGATGATGGCAGCATGAATGAGGAGGTGATCGTTCCAAAACTGCCAAAGGCAATTGCTAATGCTGCAGTGGTCCATTGGGGAAAGAGGATCTACGTCTTGGGTGGGGAAAATTTAACCCAATGTTATAAAACAATTTATTATTGGGAACCTGGTGAGCCCAGGTGGAGCAAATGTCCAGAAGATATCCCTGTATTTTATAAAGGTGTCAGCGGATTTGGCTGTACAACTCTGAAGAGACCCAAAAAGGAGATCCTGTCCCTTTTTCAAAAGACATCGGTAGCCCTGATAGGTGTTGTTGGGAAATAG